GATGGTCGTGGGGCCTGCACACCGCGTCGTGCTGCCCGCCTCGATGCTCGCGGGGGCGCTCGTGCTCGTCGTCGCCGACACCGTGGCCCGGTCCTTCGTCGCCGGCGCCGACCTCCCCATCGGCATGCTGACCTCGCTGGTCGGCGGTCCGTTCTTCTTCTGGATGCTGCGTCGTACACGCCGCTCGGCGGGGGGCTGGGGATGACGCCACCGCCCTCCGCGCTCGTGGCCCGCGGGGTCGTCGTGCGCTTCGGCACGACCACCGTGCTCGACGGGGTCGACCTCGACGTGCGCCACGGCGAGGTCCTCGCGCTCGTGGGACCCAACGGTGCCGGCAAGTCCACGCTCCTCGCGGTCCTCGCCGGCGACGTCGTGGCCGACGAGGGCAAGGTCGAGGTGCTGGGTCGTCCGCTCGACGAGTGGCGGCTGCGCGACCTGGCCCGCGAGCGCGCCGTACTCACCCAGGAGCACGCCGTCGCCTTCCCGTTCCCCGTCGAGCACGTCGTCCGGATGGGCCGCGCGCCCTGGCGCGGCCGGCCCGAGGAGGACCACGACGACGAGGCGGTCCTCGACGCCATGACGACCACCGACGTCACCCACCTCGCGCCCCGCCCGTTCGGCGCGCTCTCCGGCGGCGAGAAGGGCCGCACGTCGTTCGCGCGGATCCTCGCCCAGCGCACCGGCGTCCTGCTGCTCGACGAGCCGACCGCCGCGCTCGACCTCGGGCACCAGGAGGCCGTGCTCGCCCGGGCCCGCGCCCAGGCCGACGCGGGCGCCGCGGTGGTCGTCGTCCTGCACGACCTCAGCCTCGCCGCCGCGTGGTCCGACCGGGTCGTGCTGCTGCGGCACGGTCGCGTCGCCGCCGAGGGCCCGCCACCCCGGGTGCTGCACGGGCCACTGCTGAGCGAGGTCTACGACTACCCCGTCGAGGTGCTCCCCCACCCCGTCACCGGCGACCTGCTGGTGCTCCCCGACCGCCTTACCGCGAAGGAGCAGCCATGAGGCGCACGCTCGGCCGCCGCACCACCGTGCTCGTCACCCTGGGGCTGCTCGCCCTGGGCGTCGCGCCCGCCCACGCCGACTCCCGCGTCGAGGTGACCAACGACCGCGGCACCAGCAGCGCCGACCTGACCTACCAGACCCGGCTCACGATCGACGGCCGCGGCTTCCAGGTCGTGCGCGGCGGCTTCGGCGGCGTCTACGTGCTCTTCGGCTGGGTCGACGACCCCACCGGCAGCTCGTGGAAGCCCTCGCGGGGCGGGCTCACCGGTCGCGACTACCAGTACATCCCCGACGCCGAGACCACCGCGGACAGCAAGGGCTACCTGCGCTTCGTCGCCTTCCCCGGCAGCTCCACGGCCGGCGAGGCCGCGGCGGTGCTGTCGGGCTCGGGGGGCTTCCGCGTCGAGCTGACCGTCCCCGGCCCGGTCTTCCAGAGCGTCGACCGCGACGGCAAGGTCGCCGAGGTCGACTGCCGCACGGTCACCTGCGGCGTCATCACCGTCGGCGCGCACGGCGTCAAGAACGCCCGCAACGAGACCTTCACCCCCGTCGCCTTCGACCGCGTGTACGACGCCGCGCCGGCCGGGACGACCGCACCGACGGGGTCGCCCTCCACCGCACCGTCCGCCGCACCGTCCGCCGCGCCCACCACCTCGCCCACCGCTCAGCCCACTGCCGCGGCCTCGAGCGGGACGACCTCGGGAGCGTCACAGGCTGGTGCGGGCCGGGTCGGCGCCGCGGGCGTCACCGTCGACCGGACCACCGCCGTCCGCGGACACGCCATGACGTTCTCGGCCCGCGGCTTCTCCCCCGGCGAGCAGGTCGTCGCGGTCCTCGACGACGGGGCCGTCGCGCTCGGCCCGATGGCCGCCGGCACCTCCGGCGAGGTGGCCGGGGTCCTGCAGCTGCCGCTCGACCTCGAGGTCGGCACCCACGAGCTGAGGGTCACCGGTGCCGCCTCGGGCACCACGCGGACCGAGCGGTTCCCGGTCGCGGCCGGCGATCCGACGCCTGCCAGCACGGCCGGGGCCTCGACCTCGACCGACGGCTCCTCGCCCTCGGGCGCGCTGGTCTTCCTCGCCGTCGCGGTCGGCGTGTTCGTGCTCGCGGCGCTGGCGTTCCTCCGCACGAGACTGCGCGGCCGCAGCCGCCGTACCGCTGCTCCCGCGGTGACCACGTGAGCGCCCGCGCACACGGCCTCGTCGCCGCAGTCGCCGCCCTCGTCGTCCTGCTGCTGGCCGGCCTGGGGCTCACCGGCATCGCGGTCGCCGACGAGACAGCCACCCCCGACCCGACCCCCACCACCGCACCCACCACCGCACCCACCACCGCACCGACCGGGACCCCGCCGGCCGGCCCGACCTCGCTCGACGACGCGGTCCTCTCGTGGAGCGTCAACAACGAGAGCAACAACAAGGCCTTCGCCCCAGGCACCTACAACTTCCTGTCCGCCGGCGCGGTCCCGGACCCCGGACGAGGCGGGCAGAGCATCGTCAGCCCCGGCGTGTGGCGCGGCACCAGCACCCGGGCCTGGCGCGCCCGCGTCGGCGACGTGGCCCTGCAGAAGCGGCGTACCGACGGCACCCTCGCCGCCGCCACCTTCGGCGGTCTCGCGACGGGACCCGACGGCACGCCGCTCACCTCCACCACAGGACCGTTCTCCGGTCACCGGATCGTGCTCAGCGGCGGCCGCGGCACCGTCGACGCGAGCGCCGGCACCGCCTCGATCGCCTGGACCGGCACCTTCTCCGTCGTCTACTACTCAGGGCTCACCTTCTTCACCGTCACCGACCCCACCCTCGACGTCGCCGACGGCACCGGCCGGCTGCGCGCGACCGTCGCCGGCTACGCCGCCGACCGCACCGACCCCGAGACGTGGTCGGCCGTGCCCGCCCGGCGCGTCGTGCTCGCCGACCTGCCCGCCGTCGACCTCCGCCCCACGACCGGCTTCACCGCACGACCCGCCTACCTCGGCGTACGCCGCGACGGCGGCGACCAGGTGCGCGAGGGCAGCTCGTGGGGCGCGTTCCCGGCCTCGTTCCTCGACTACATGGACCGGGTCGGGTCCGCCGCCTTCTGGTACTCCACCGGCGGGGCCGCCGACCCCC
The Nocardioides plantarum genome window above contains:
- a CDS encoding heme ABC transporter ATP-binding protein: MTPPPSALVARGVVVRFGTTTVLDGVDLDVRHGEVLALVGPNGAGKSTLLAVLAGDVVADEGKVEVLGRPLDEWRLRDLARERAVLTQEHAVAFPFPVEHVVRMGRAPWRGRPEEDHDDEAVLDAMTTTDVTHLAPRPFGALSGGEKGRTSFARILAQRTGVLLLDEPTAALDLGHQEAVLARARAQADAGAAVVVVLHDLSLAAAWSDRVVLLRHGRVAAEGPPPRVLHGPLLSEVYDYPVEVLPHPVTGDLLVLPDRLTAKEQP